A region from the Wansuia hejianensis genome encodes:
- the typA gene encoding translational GTPase TypA, whose translation MKTKREDVRNVAIIAHVDHGKTTLVDGLLKQSGVFRENQEVQERVMDSNDIERERGITILSKNTAVFYKGTKINIIDTPGHADFGGEVERVLKMVNGVILLVDAFEGAMPQTKFVLKKALELDLKVIVCINKIDRPEARPNEVVDEVLELLMDLDASDEQLDCPFLYASAKRGHAMLDLNDTSSDMTPLFDAILKYIPAPEGDPDAGTQLLISTIDYNEYVGRIGVGKVDNGKIAVNQEVMLMNHHDPDKKKKVKISKLYEFDGLNKIEVREATVGSIVAISGIPDIHIGDTLCDLENPEPIPFQKISEPTISMNFMVNDSPLAGQEGKFVTSRHIRDRLFRELNTDVSLRVEETDSADCFKVSGRGELHLSVLIENMRREGYEFAVSKAEVIYHTDERGKLLEPIELAYVDVPEEFSGTVIQRLSERKGELQGMSLGSDGSSRLEFSIPARGLIGFRGNFLTMTKGTGIINTIFDEYAPYKGDIQYRKQGSLIAFESGESVTYGLFAAQQRGTLFIGPGERVYGGMVIGQNGKAEDIELNVCKTKHLTNTRSSSADEALTLTPPKILSLEEALEFIDKDELLEVTPKSLRIRKRQLDSRLRKRESMK comes from the coding sequence ATGAAAACCAAAAGAGAAGATGTAAGAAATGTTGCCATAATTGCCCACGTTGACCACGGCAAGACGACACTCGTAGACGGACTGTTAAAGCAGAGCGGTGTATTCCGCGAGAATCAGGAAGTCCAGGAGCGTGTGATGGATTCCAATGATATTGAGCGTGAACGCGGTATCACGATTCTTTCCAAAAATACCGCTGTTTTCTATAAAGGCACTAAAATTAACATCATAGATACCCCAGGTCATGCTGATTTTGGCGGCGAGGTGGAACGTGTTCTGAAGATGGTGAACGGCGTCATCCTACTGGTCGACGCGTTTGAGGGCGCCATGCCGCAGACGAAGTTTGTTCTTAAAAAGGCCCTGGAGCTGGACCTTAAGGTGATTGTGTGCATCAACAAGATTGACAGGCCCGAAGCCCGTCCTAATGAGGTCGTAGATGAGGTACTGGAGCTTTTGATGGATCTGGACGCTTCTGATGAGCAGCTGGATTGCCCATTCCTCTATGCTTCAGCAAAAAGAGGCCATGCAATGCTGGATCTGAACGATACTTCCTCTGATATGACTCCTCTCTTTGACGCCATTTTAAAATATATTCCTGCCCCTGAGGGCGACCCGGATGCCGGCACACAGCTGTTAATCAGCACCATTGACTACAATGAGTATGTGGGCCGTATTGGTGTGGGCAAAGTGGATAACGGGAAAATTGCCGTTAACCAGGAAGTCATGCTGATGAACCACCATGATCCGGACAAGAAGAAAAAAGTAAAGATCAGTAAGCTGTATGAATTCGACGGTTTGAATAAAATAGAGGTCCGTGAAGCGACCGTAGGCTCTATTGTTGCCATTTCCGGCATTCCGGACATCCATATCGGCGATACACTCTGCGACCTGGAAAATCCGGAGCCGATCCCCTTCCAGAAGATTTCAGAGCCAACGATCTCAATGAATTTCATGGTAAACGATTCACCTTTGGCAGGCCAGGAGGGAAAATTCGTCACCTCCCGCCACATCCGCGACCGTCTGTTCCGGGAACTGAATACCGACGTGAGCCTGCGGGTAGAAGAGACAGATTCCGCAGACTGCTTCAAGGTTTCAGGCCGTGGGGAATTACACCTTTCCGTGCTGATTGAAAACATGCGGCGTGAGGGTTATGAATTTGCCGTCAGCAAGGCAGAGGTTATATACCATACAGATGAACGCGGCAAGCTTCTCGAGCCTATTGAGCTGGCGTATGTGGATGTTCCGGAGGAATTTTCCGGCACTGTCATTCAGCGGCTCAGCGAACGCAAGGGTGAGCTTCAGGGCATGAGCTTGGGCAGCGACGGTTCTTCCCGTCTGGAATTTTCCATTCCGGCCAGAGGGCTGATCGGATTCCGCGGTAATTTTCTTACTATGACCAAAGGAACCGGCATCATAAATACCATCTTTGATGAATACGCCCCTTATAAGGGGGACATCCAATACAGAAAACAAGGCTCACTGATCGCCTTTGAATCCGGAGAATCCGTGACCTACGGTTTATTTGCCGCCCAGCAGCGCGGCACTCTGTTCATAGGCCCCGGCGAAAGGGTATACGGAGGGATGGTCATCGGCCAGAACGGTAAAGCCGAAGACATTGAACTGAACGTCTGCAAAACCAAACATCTGACCAACACCCGCTCCTCCTCAGCTGATGAAGCCCTGACCCTGACTCCTCCCAAAATACTTTCTCTCGAGGAAGCTCTGGAATTCATTGACAAGGACGAGCTGCTGGAGGTTACACCCAAAAGCCTGAGAATCCGCAAACGGCAGCTGGACTCCAGACTCCGTAAGCGGGAAAGCATGAAATAA
- a CDS encoding zinc-ribbon domain-containing protein encodes MFCEKCGKKNEDGKRFCQYCGAPLSSGAEGGYTPLAAGRPGDRQTGPGNTGRRTGGGDTRRRKKASGTFQMKPVHWMVLIEGVLLAALLIGGFMLGKYLYGPEKLVKDYAQAGLEGRWDEAYGYLDLDSDGLSKAQYLNSRAAREDQDYTDLTVREKSGKVDKEIRQLAASGDSSEDFVNYEVRCKVEGETQKSTVVAVRTGYRKFFLFDEWKIVPAGLYGENISVTVPAESELLLNGQTPDMKEADAEDGTFYSVYEIPALFYGTYQVEIRQEGMETYRKLVDYQGNSDAFDFYNVYLMPDRETMDALTEQFAADYGALLDSALKGQDFDTVSSYFTETALEDGAAEENYNNLKDSAYSSKKEYGITRCELSNINIEFVSPADSYVSEPGDVILRIHGDMTAYYTYDGETEEEETGNDTWDIRYHLENGVWKLQELS; translated from the coding sequence ATGTTTTGCGAAAAATGTGGTAAGAAGAATGAAGACGGCAAGCGTTTCTGCCAATACTGCGGTGCTCCGCTGAGCAGCGGAGCTGAAGGAGGCTACACCCCTCTTGCCGCCGGCCGTCCGGGGGACAGGCAGACCGGACCGGGAAACACTGGCAGGAGAACCGGTGGTGGCGATACGCGGAGGAGAAAAAAGGCGTCCGGGACTTTTCAGATGAAGCCTGTCCACTGGATGGTTCTGATAGAGGGAGTGCTCCTGGCTGCTTTACTGATCGGAGGCTTTATGCTCGGCAAATATCTCTATGGCCCGGAAAAGCTGGTGAAGGATTACGCGCAGGCCGGATTGGAAGGCAGATGGGACGAGGCGTATGGATATCTTGATCTGGACAGTGACGGGCTTTCTAAGGCCCAGTATCTCAATTCAAGAGCGGCCAGAGAAGATCAGGATTACACAGATCTTACAGTGCGTGAAAAGTCAGGGAAGGTGGACAAGGAAATCCGTCAGCTCGCGGCCAGCGGCGACAGCAGTGAAGACTTTGTCAATTATGAGGTGCGCTGCAAGGTGGAAGGTGAGACACAGAAATCAACGGTCGTAGCGGTGAGGACCGGCTACAGGAAATTTTTCCTGTTTGACGAATGGAAGATCGTTCCTGCCGGGCTTTATGGCGAAAATATATCAGTAACCGTTCCGGCAGAATCTGAATTATTGCTGAACGGACAGACGCCGGACATGAAGGAAGCAGATGCTGAGGATGGCACCTTTTACTCAGTGTATGAGATCCCAGCCCTGTTTTATGGTACATATCAGGTAGAAATCAGGCAGGAAGGCATGGAAACCTACCGGAAGCTGGTGGATTATCAGGGGAACAGTGATGCCTTTGATTTTTATAATGTCTATCTGATGCCTGACCGGGAGACGATGGATGCGCTGACAGAGCAATTTGCAGCAGATTATGGCGCCTTACTGGACAGCGCCTTAAAGGGCCAGGATTTTGATACGGTATCCTCCTATTTTACTGAAACGGCCCTGGAAGACGGAGCCGCCGAGGAAAATTACAATAATCTGAAGGATTCTGCCTATAGCAGCAAAAAAGAATATGGAATCACAAGGTGTGAGCTCAGTAATATAAACATAGAATTCGTAAGCCCGGCTGACAGCTATGTAAGTGAGCCCGGCGATGTGATCCTGAGGATACACGGCGATATGACGGCATACTATACCTATGACGGCGAGACGGAAGAGGAAGAGACCGGGAATGACACCTGGGATATCCGTTATCACCTGGAGAATGGTGTTTGGAAGCTACAAGAATTGTCCTGA
- a CDS encoding YARHG domain-containing protein, whose protein sequence is MKKVPVILAVVLGILDAALVAGIVLMFLQSRAVDRAEEVSDETSAVITEDFQSNDENYMDQDFETSYSGMVTAKGAAFTGTAKPANEPAPTVTPGNEPVPGTENTAGMPDSDFIFPNSNIRLITQDEMNQKLTDKEKCQRAVNEIYARHGYQFHEDKNPVDYQYFNSKSWYQALKKYESQEEVRKLFSSTEIANVDALMAYKESKGWT, encoded by the coding sequence ATGAAAAAAGTACCTGTAATATTGGCAGTTGTGCTTGGTATACTGGATGCTGCCCTGGTGGCCGGCATTGTTCTGATGTTTCTTCAATCACGCGCCGTGGACAGGGCTGAAGAAGTGTCAGATGAGACCTCTGCAGTCATAACGGAGGATTTTCAAAGCAATGATGAAAACTATATGGATCAGGATTTTGAAACCAGTTATTCAGGCATGGTGACCGCGAAAGGCGCTGCCTTCACTGGGACGGCAAAGCCTGCCAATGAGCCTGCGCCGACAGTAACACCGGGAAATGAGCCGGTGCCGGGGACTGAAAACACCGCAGGAATGCCGGACAGCGACTTTATTTTTCCAAACAGCAATATCCGTCTGATTACCCAGGACGAGATGAACCAGAAGCTGACAGATAAGGAGAAATGCCAGCGGGCGGTCAATGAAATCTATGCCCGTCACGGTTATCAGTTTCATGAAGACAAGAATCCCGTGGACTATCAGTATTTCAACAGCAAATCCTGGTATCAGGCCCTGAAAAAGTACGAAAGCCAGGAAGAGGTACGGAAACTGTTCAGCAGTACGGAAATTGCCAACGTGGATGCTCTGATGGCGTATAAAGAGTCAAAAGGCTGGACTTGA
- a CDS encoding polysaccharide deacetylase family protein, translated as MDKETLRKRIRRNRRKAMLQNCLKVAICVGAALVLVSAGWSVAKPFVRKSEWRTEDVAGALVNVHADVMEPERPDGSGKAGKAALGENMAVQYDTPGWQLNDRGWWYAADAATCYVNGWLELEGNQYHFDSNGYMDTGWTAIGGKGCYFDQNGVYDPNADSSMMIALTYDDGPSQYTSQLLDILQSNGVKATFMMLGSKVEQYGAETIPRMVQLGCTLGNHSYDHSNLREAGPEAAQQQFSQTDGLIAQYNNGVGAAVIRFPYGEYTKEEAANTGRPCFFWDVDTMDWDSQDANAIANEVMSHVTGGNIILMHDIYQETVDASSIFIPQLLAQGYRLVTVEELAAARGYELEPGVTYFGFTDEDIADNSVTDKNRDDV; from the coding sequence ATGGATAAAGAGACACTTAGGAAGAGAATCAGGAGGAACCGGCGGAAGGCTATGCTGCAGAATTGCCTGAAAGTGGCGATTTGTGTTGGGGCGGCGCTTGTCCTGGTGTCTGCAGGGTGGTCGGTGGCTAAACCGTTTGTGAGGAAGTCTGAGTGGCGGACGGAGGATGTGGCCGGGGCGTTGGTGAATGTTCACGCGGATGTTATGGAACCGGAGCGTCCGGATGGATCCGGAAAGGCCGGGAAAGCGGCTCTGGGTGAGAATATGGCGGTACAGTATGACACTCCGGGGTGGCAGCTGAATGACAGGGGCTGGTGGTATGCGGCTGATGCGGCTACCTGCTATGTGAATGGCTGGTTGGAGCTGGAGGGGAATCAATATCATTTTGACAGCAATGGGTACATGGATACGGGCTGGACAGCAATTGGCGGAAAGGGTTGCTATTTTGATCAGAATGGCGTCTATGATCCGAATGCGGACAGTTCCATGATGATCGCTCTGACTTATGACGACGGACCAAGCCAGTATACTTCGCAGCTTCTGGATATCCTGCAGTCCAATGGGGTGAAGGCTACATTTATGATGCTGGGCAGCAAGGTGGAGCAGTATGGAGCGGAGACGATTCCGAGGATGGTGCAGCTGGGCTGCACGCTGGGGAATCATTCGTATGATCACAGCAACCTGAGAGAAGCAGGCCCGGAGGCGGCGCAGCAGCAGTTCAGTCAGACGGACGGGCTGATCGCGCAGTATAATAATGGGGTGGGAGCTGCGGTCATTCGTTTTCCTTATGGTGAGTATACGAAGGAGGAGGCGGCGAATACCGGAAGGCCGTGCTTTTTCTGGGATGTGGACACGATGGATTGGGACAGCCAGGATGCCAATGCCATTGCCAATGAGGTAATGAGCCATGTTACCGGAGGCAATATCATACTGATGCATGATATTTATCAGGAAACAGTAGATGCCAGCAGTATCTTTATTCCGCAGCTTCTTGCTCAGGGGTATCGGCTGGTGACGGTGGAAGAGCTTGCCGCAGCTCGGGGATATGAGCTGGAACCGGGAGTTACCTATTTTGGATTTACGGATGAGGATATCGCTGATAACAGTGTGACCGATAAGAACCGCGATGATGTATGA
- a CDS encoding manganese efflux pump MntP: MQLWELLLTAVALSMDAFAVSVSKGLAMQKVTFKKALTVGIWFGGFQALMPLLGYLLGTQFQKQIEAIDHWVAFVLLALIGGNMIREALFSKEDQEETADLGFRAMLLLAIATSIDALAVGITYACLKVDVVPAVSFIGIVTLTLSAAGVFIGHIFGKKYQSKAELAGGIILLLIGTKILLEHMGVFVAR, from the coding sequence ATGCAGCTTTGGGAATTACTTTTGACAGCCGTGGCACTGTCAATGGACGCATTTGCCGTGTCTGTCAGCAAGGGCCTGGCAATGCAGAAGGTAACATTTAAGAAGGCATTAACAGTTGGAATCTGGTTCGGAGGCTTTCAGGCACTGATGCCGCTCTTGGGCTATCTGCTGGGAACCCAGTTTCAGAAACAGATAGAGGCGATTGACCACTGGGTAGCATTCGTCCTGCTGGCGCTGATTGGAGGAAATATGATCCGTGAAGCCCTGTTCTCCAAAGAAGACCAAGAAGAAACCGCCGACCTGGGCTTTCGGGCGATGCTGCTTCTGGCGATAGCCACAAGCATAGATGCCCTGGCTGTGGGAATCACCTACGCCTGCCTGAAAGTAGACGTCGTTCCGGCTGTCTCTTTTATCGGAATTGTAACGCTGACCCTGTCGGCAGCGGGAGTCTTCATCGGCCATATCTTCGGTAAGAAATATCAGTCAAAGGCAGAGCTGGCAGGAGGAATTATACTTCTGCTGATCGGGACAAAAATACTGTTGGAACATATGGGAGTGTTTGTGGCGAGATAG
- a CDS encoding sugar ABC transporter substrate-binding protein gives MLRKRIVALLAAGAMLTGTLAGCGNSDSGSKAASTSGSSAKTEAQSASSESKSSSSSAASGTSGSEAKGGNDLISDYASYETVEAADFISRDSFKLSGDVSKEYTIAYVAGNMGSAYFYAGPTETQKYIESLGCKCLISDADADLATQVNQIENFITQGVDAIIINVVDPPSGVSEALQKAADAGIPVAAVDSMLDENFENYLAFIGSDNYALGFSCGVAAANHLVELYGEVKGTCGVFDGVEGNAVAQLIYDGFWDGVASIQEDHKLEEVSHLYGGAWTEEAGLQMAEDMLVANEHIDIMFAISDPFLMGALTACERAGRSEMFMCGRDGDKAALKAVKDGTAVKFIAGQDPVGMGIIATDLVLSYLENGTLPEARILRLAPIEAGVDNIDEVYDPDAAF, from the coding sequence ATGTTAAGAAAAAGGATTGTAGCATTACTGGCGGCAGGTGCAATGCTGACTGGCACATTGGCAGGGTGTGGCAATAGTGATTCCGGCAGCAAGGCGGCGAGCACATCCGGGAGTTCCGCAAAGACAGAAGCACAGTCAGCTTCATCGGAGTCTAAGAGCAGTTCCTCATCCGCAGCATCCGGCACATCGGGCAGTGAGGCTAAAGGAGGAAATGATCTGATTTCAGACTACGCGTCTTATGAGACGGTGGAAGCGGCAGATTTCATCTCCAGGGACAGCTTTAAGCTGAGCGGAGATGTGAGCAAGGAATATACGATTGCCTATGTGGCAGGCAATATGGGATCCGCTTATTTTTACGCAGGGCCTACGGAGACTCAGAAATACATAGAATCTTTGGGGTGCAAATGCCTGATTTCAGACGCGGATGCAGATCTGGCGACACAGGTAAACCAGATTGAAAACTTTATCACTCAGGGCGTGGACGCGATCATCATCAACGTAGTAGATCCGCCGTCAGGTGTGAGCGAAGCCCTTCAGAAGGCGGCAGATGCAGGAATCCCGGTGGCAGCAGTAGACAGTATGTTGGATGAGAATTTTGAAAACTATCTGGCATTTATCGGAAGTGATAATTATGCCCTTGGATTCTCCTGCGGCGTTGCTGCGGCCAATCATCTGGTTGAGCTTTACGGTGAGGTAAAAGGTACCTGCGGCGTATTCGACGGAGTGGAAGGCAATGCCGTGGCACAGCTAATCTATGACGGTTTCTGGGACGGCGTGGCCAGCATCCAGGAAGATCACAAGCTGGAAGAGGTTTCCCACCTGTATGGCGGCGCATGGACAGAAGAAGCCGGGCTGCAGATGGCGGAAGACATGCTGGTGGCCAATGAACATATTGATATTATGTTTGCAATCAGCGATCCGTTCCTGATGGGAGCTTTAACAGCCTGTGAACGCGCCGGAAGAAGCGAGATGTTCATGTGCGGGCGCGACGGGGACAAAGCGGCTCTCAAAGCGGTGAAGGACGGTACTGCGGTTAAATTTATCGCAGGGCAGGACCCCGTGGGTATGGGCATTATCGCAACAGATCTGGTGCTTTCCTATCTGGAGAACGGAACCCTTCCGGAAGCACGTATCCTGCGCCTTGCTCCGATTGAAGCCGGCGTGGATAATATTGATGAAGTATACGATCCGGACGCGGCATTCTAA
- a CDS encoding single-stranded DNA-binding protein, whose protein sequence is MADKIIENNQVSIMGQIVSQFTFSHQVFGEGFYLIDVMVKRLSDSEDRIPVMVSERLIDVTQDYEGEYIQVYGQFRSYNRHEEKKNRLVLSVFAREVSFVEEEDDSIKSNQIFLDGYICKPPVYRKTPLGREIADLLIAVNRPYGKSDYIPCICWGRNARYASAFAVGGHVLVWGRIQSREYVKKLSETEAEKRIAYEVSVSKLEYVD, encoded by the coding sequence ATGGCAGATAAGATTATTGAAAACAACCAGGTGTCCATTATGGGACAAATCGTTTCACAGTTTACGTTCAGTCATCAGGTATTCGGGGAGGGATTCTACCTGATTGATGTGATGGTTAAGCGCCTGAGCGATTCTGAAGACCGGATTCCGGTCATGGTTTCAGAGCGGTTGATCGACGTGACGCAGGATTATGAAGGGGAGTATATTCAGGTTTACGGCCAATTTCGCTCCTATAACAGACACGAAGAAAAGAAGAACAGGCTGGTGCTCTCAGTGTTTGCACGGGAGGTCAGCTTTGTGGAGGAAGAGGATGACTCTATCAAATCAAATCAGATTTTCCTGGACGGGTACATATGTAAGCCGCCGGTCTATCGGAAAACCCCTCTTGGACGGGAGATCGCGGATCTGTTAATTGCCGTCAACCGGCCCTATGGAAAATCAGATTATATCCCATGCATTTGCTGGGGTAGGAATGCCAGGTACGCTTCTGCGTTTGCTGTGGGCGGACATGTATTGGTCTGGGGACGCATCCAGAGCCGTGAGTATGTGAAAAAGCTCAGCGAGACAGAGGCAGAAAAACGAATTGCATACGAGGTGTCGGTCAGCAAACTGGAATATGTAGACTAG
- the dapA gene encoding 4-hydroxy-tetrahydrodipicolinate synthase gives MPIFKGSAVAIVTPMKDNKEVNFDKLGELIEMQIAEGTDAIVICGTTGESSTLSHEEHLDAIRFCVEKVAKRVPVIAGTGSNSTETAIYLSSEAEKIGADALLLVSPYYNKATQKGLIKHFTEVAEAVSLPIILYNVPSRTGCNILPETVAYLAKNVKNIVGIKEASGNISQIAKVKQLAGDDIELYSGNDDEVVPIMSLGGLGVISVLANVAPRFTHEMAWKYLEGDVKGSCEMQLKALPLINALFCEVNPIPVKAALNLMGREAGPLRAPLYEMEPENQEKLRKAMLDMGIECQ, from the coding sequence ATGCCTATTTTTAAAGGATCAGCAGTTGCAATTGTAACCCCGATGAAGGATAATAAAGAGGTGAATTTTGATAAACTGGGAGAGTTGATTGAGATGCAGATCGCGGAGGGAACTGACGCGATCGTTATCTGCGGAACCACTGGAGAATCCTCGACGCTGAGTCATGAGGAACATCTGGACGCAATTAGGTTTTGTGTGGAAAAAGTGGCGAAACGAGTGCCGGTGATTGCCGGAACAGGCTCCAACAGTACAGAAACGGCCATTTATCTGTCCAGTGAGGCAGAGAAGATCGGGGCGGATGCACTGCTTTTGGTATCCCCTTATTATAATAAGGCGACGCAGAAGGGTCTGATTAAGCATTTTACAGAGGTTGCTGAGGCGGTTAGCCTGCCAATCATCCTCTATAACGTGCCGAGCAGGACTGGCTGCAATATACTGCCGGAGACAGTCGCATACCTTGCGAAAAATGTGAAAAACATCGTAGGGATCAAAGAAGCCAGCGGCAATATCTCGCAGATCGCTAAAGTAAAACAATTGGCCGGTGATGATATCGAGCTTTATTCCGGAAATGATGACGAGGTGGTACCCATTATGTCGCTGGGAGGGTTAGGAGTTATATCTGTGCTTGCCAATGTGGCGCCCAGATTTACCCATGAGATGGCCTGGAAATACCTGGAGGGCGATGTGAAAGGGAGCTGTGAGATGCAGTTGAAGGCGCTGCCGCTCATCAACGCTCTGTTTTGCGAGGTGAACCCGATTCCGGTGAAGGCAGCCCTGAATCTGATGGGCAGAGAGGCAGGCCCACTTCGAGCCCCTCTGTATGAGATGGAGCCGGAGAATCAGGAGAAACTGAGGAAAGCCATGCTGGATATGGGAATTGAATGCCAATAA
- a CDS encoding LacI family DNA-binding transcriptional regulator, translating into MVRDSGEENKVFKINDIARMAGVSITTVSRVLNDSDKVSKKTRKKVLQVIQSVDYVPNEMARGLVMKSNKIIGMLIPDIFNGYYAELTTYIEPLLSEKGYSLQLCITNSEPDKIAYYIDDMIRRRVAGIIILSMGIDSDEMIRKMRNSMAVVSIEGDIEGVDRICVENKQGIYAAVENLIKNGHKKIAFVGYQFERGSLGKRVEGYRKAMTDYGVEICEQYVIDEGNHKNPGYSAALKLLQLDDPPTAVQCMNEYCAHGVYMALMEKGIRIPDDISVSAFDGQENTKLLVPRLTTVALPMRDMAKEAVELVIHNIEFGNPEVLRSVTLPTVLKTGNSVKNLTGISQLVYPQGTP; encoded by the coding sequence ATGGTACGGGATTCTGGGGAAGAAAATAAAGTATTTAAGATCAATGATATTGCCAGGATGGCAGGCGTGTCGATTACAACGGTTTCCAGGGTGTTAAATGACAGCGACAAAGTCAGTAAAAAAACACGCAAAAAGGTGCTTCAGGTGATCCAGTCCGTTGACTATGTGCCCAACGAGATGGCCAGGGGGTTGGTCATGAAAAGCAATAAGATCATCGGCATGCTGATTCCTGATATTTTCAATGGGTATTATGCGGAGCTGACCACTTACATAGAACCGCTCTTGAGTGAGAAAGGCTATTCCCTGCAGCTTTGTATCACTAATTCTGAGCCTGACAAGATCGCTTATTATATTGACGACATGATCCGACGCAGGGTTGCCGGCATAATCATACTGAGCATGGGAATCGATTCGGATGAGATGATACGAAAGATGAGGAACAGCATGGCGGTAGTCTCTATAGAAGGCGATATAGAGGGTGTTGACCGGATTTGCGTGGAGAACAAACAGGGGATTTATGCTGCCGTAGAAAATCTTATAAAAAACGGGCATAAAAAAATTGCGTTTGTAGGGTATCAGTTTGAGCGGGGCAGCCTGGGTAAAAGGGTTGAGGGATACCGGAAAGCTATGACAGACTATGGGGTGGAAATCTGCGAGCAGTATGTCATCGATGAGGGGAATCACAAGAATCCGGGATATTCCGCAGCGCTGAAGCTGCTTCAGCTGGATGACCCGCCCACAGCCGTACAGTGCATGAACGAATACTGCGCACATGGTGTCTACATGGCGCTGATGGAGAAAGGAATCAGGATTCCTGATGATATATCCGTCTCCGCATTTGACGGCCAGGAAAATACGAAGCTTCTGGTTCCCCGCCTGACAACTGTTGCGCTTCCCATGAGGGATATGGCAAAGGAAGCGGTGGAGCTTGTAATACACAATATTGAATTCGGCAATCCGGAAGTCTTACGGTCCGTGACTTTGCCGACAGTGTTGAAAACAGGCAACTCGGTAAAGAACCTGACTGGGATATCACAGTTGGTATACCCACAGGGCACCCCGTAA
- the dapB gene encoding 4-hydroxy-tetrahydrodipicolinate reductase → MVRVIMHGCNGHMGQVITGLIAEDDTVEIVAGIDVADNRENGYPVFTRLEDCSVEADAMIDFSSFKAADQVIGYCREKKLPLVLCTTGLTQEQLDKVQEASREVAVLRSANMSLGINMLLKLIQDAAKTLAPAGFDMEIVERHHKLKCDAPSGTALALANSLNEAMEGSYHYTYDRSQRHEQRDPKEIGVSAVRGGTIVGEHEIIFAGADEVIEFKHTAYSKAVFGKGAIEAAKFLAGKPAGMYDMSDVIG, encoded by the coding sequence ATGGTTAGAGTGATAATGCACGGCTGCAACGGTCATATGGGGCAGGTCATCACAGGGCTGATTGCAGAAGATGATACGGTTGAAATTGTAGCAGGTATTGACGTTGCGGATAACCGGGAGAACGGCTATCCTGTATTTACCAGGTTGGAGGACTGCAGTGTAGAGGCAGACGCGATGATTGATTTCTCTTCCTTCAAGGCGGCAGATCAGGTGATCGGTTATTGCCGGGAGAAAAAGCTTCCTCTGGTGCTGTGTACGACCGGGCTGACACAGGAGCAGCTTGACAAAGTGCAGGAGGCCAGCAGGGAAGTGGCGGTTCTCCGGTCTGCTAATATGTCGTTGGGAATCAATATGCTGCTGAAACTGATCCAGGACGCAGCGAAGACTCTGGCGCCCGCGGGATTTGATATGGAGATTGTAGAACGCCATCACAAGCTGAAATGTGATGCGCCGAGCGGAACGGCCCTTGCCCTTGCCAACAGCCTGAATGAGGCCATGGAAGGAAGCTATCATTACACGTACGACAGAAGCCAGCGGCATGAGCAGAGAGATCCGAAAGAGATCGGAGTATCTGCAGTGAGAGGCGGCACGATCGTAGGCGAACATGAAATCATATTTGCAGGGGCGGATGAGGTTATTGAATTTAAGCATACAGCATACTCAAAAGCAGTTTTTGGAAAAGGAGCGATAGAGGCAGCTAAATTCTTGGCCGGTAAGCCTGCCGGGATGTATGACATGAGTGATGTAATCGGATAA